In Macrotis lagotis isolate mMagLag1 chromosome 8, bilby.v1.9.chrom.fasta, whole genome shotgun sequence, a single genomic region encodes these proteins:
- the RAB7A gene encoding ras-related protein Rab-7a, with translation MTSRKKVLLKVIILGDSGVGKTSLMNQYVNKKFSNQYKATIGADFLTKEVMVDDRLVTMQIWDTAGQERFQSLGVAFYRGADCCVLVFDVTAPNTFKTLDSWRDEFLIQASPRDPENFPFVVLGNKIDLENRQVATKRAQAWCYSKNNIPYFETSAKEAINVEQAFQTIARNALKQETEVELYNEFPEPIKLDKNDRAKASAESCSC, from the exons ATGACCTCTAGGAAGAAAGTGTTGCTGAAAGTTATCATCCTAGGAGATTCTGG GGTGGGTAAGACCTCACTCATGAACCAGTATGTGAACAAGAAATTCAGTAATCAGTACAAAGCAACAATAGGAGCAGACTTTCTGACAAAGGAAGTGATGGTGGATGACAGACTAGTGACAATGCAG ATCTGGGACACAGCAGGGCAAGAACGATTTCAGTCCCTCGGTGTGGCCTTCTATAGAGGAGCAGACTGCTGCGTCCTGGTCTTTGATGTGACTGCCCCTAACACATTCAAAACTCTTGATAGCTGGAGAGATGAATTTCTCATCCAAGCCAGTCCCAGGGATCCTGAAAACTTCCCCTTTGTTGTATTGGGAAACAAgattgacctagaaaacagacaA GTTGCCACAAAACGAGCACAGGCCTGGTGCTACAGCAAAAATAACATCCCGTACTTTGAGACCAGTGCCAAGGAAGCCATCAATGTGGAGCAGGCGTTCCAAACCATTGCACGAAATGCACTTAAACAG GAGACAGAGGTGGAGCTGTACAACGAATTCCCTGAGCCCATCAAACTGGACAAGAACGACCGAGCAAAGGCTTCTGCCGAAAGCTGCAGCTGCTGA